The following coding sequences are from one Reyranella humidisoli window:
- a CDS encoding retropepsin-like aspartic protease family protein yields MNAMKQALFPAILAAVLLLGATPLQAQPGGEAGQFIAQWKTSNALCRNAATPALEAIASCEQRDTYSKLLSASHYCYGPIDGAPAGWTPCGGDPAMGKPSAKALEDAALARATERFQRMGGVFVLPATINGTSTAYFIVDSGASNVQIPEELAEEMKRNGTLTEADSLGQRRFTLADGSGLQQRIVRLRSIRIGERTMENVMASVSPARSRALLGQSFLRRLSSWKIDNVRNSIEFEFTGSF; encoded by the coding sequence ATGAATGCGATGAAGCAGGCACTCTTCCCGGCAATACTGGCCGCGGTGCTGCTCCTCGGTGCGACGCCGCTGCAGGCGCAGCCGGGAGGCGAGGCGGGACAGTTCATCGCTCAATGGAAGACGAGCAATGCGTTGTGCCGAAACGCCGCGACGCCGGCGCTCGAAGCGATCGCTTCCTGTGAGCAGCGCGATACCTATTCGAAGCTGCTGTCGGCCTCGCACTACTGCTACGGGCCGATCGACGGCGCGCCGGCCGGATGGACCCCGTGCGGCGGCGATCCGGCGATGGGCAAGCCCAGCGCCAAGGCGCTCGAGGACGCGGCGCTGGCACGCGCGACAGAACGGTTTCAGAGGATGGGCGGCGTCTTCGTGCTGCCGGCCACGATCAACGGAACGTCGACCGCCTATTTCATCGTCGATTCGGGGGCATCGAACGTCCAGATCCCGGAAGAGCTTGCCGAGGAGATGAAGCGCAACGGCACGCTCACGGAAGCCGATTCGCTCGGCCAGAGACGCTTCACCCTGGCCGACGGCAGCGGCCTTCAGCAGCGCATCGTGCGACTGCGCTCGATCAGGATCGGCGAGCGCACGATGGAGAACGTCATGGCGTCCGTCAGCCCGGCACGCAGCCGGGCCCTGCTGGGGCAGAGCTTCCTGCGCCGCCTCAGCTCCTGGAAGATCGACAACGTCAGGAACTCGATCGAGTTCGAGTTCACCGGCTCGTTCTAG
- the alsS gene encoding acetolactate synthase AlsS, translating to MSSDPKNGAHLLVRNLEAQGVEHIFGIPGAKIDPVFDALADSKIKLVVCRHEQNATFIAGGLGRLTGKAGVVLVTSGPGVSNLATGLATANTEGDPVVALGGAVPIADRLKQAHQSMDTVALLRPITKYAAEIDSPSAISEATAAAFRAAESGRPGAAFLGLPKDVMKAPAPGPVLAPARVPRLGAADTEAIAEAARLIDAAERPVVLLGMLASQGAVAEAVRFLLARTRLAVAGTYQAAGVVPRDRLDCFGGRVGLFHNQPADRLLDEADLVITIGFDPVEYDPALWNAGRTRKLVHIDCIPADYDQCYRPDIELMGDSAATLRALSALLKPRERPTQSALLAEIHRERTTVAAEAAKRNGTPVHPLRLVHELQKLIDEDVTLCSDMGSFHIWMARHLISHRPRQILISNGQQTLGVALPWGIAACLAEPGRKVISISGDGGFLFSAVELETAVRLKCNFVHVVWIDGSYNMVGIQQVAAYGRDSGVHFGPVDLVKFAESMGAQGLMIKDADAIEPTLRKAMAMDGPVLVGVHVDYRDNPALMAAMHEDVII from the coding sequence ATGAGCAGCGACCCGAAGAACGGCGCGCACCTGCTGGTGCGCAACCTCGAAGCCCAGGGCGTCGAGCACATATTCGGCATTCCCGGCGCCAAGATCGATCCCGTCTTCGACGCGCTGGCCGATTCCAAGATCAAGCTGGTCGTCTGCCGCCATGAGCAGAACGCGACCTTCATCGCGGGCGGCCTCGGCCGCCTGACCGGCAAGGCCGGAGTCGTGCTCGTGACCTCCGGCCCCGGCGTCTCCAATCTCGCCACCGGCCTCGCGACCGCCAACACCGAGGGCGATCCCGTGGTGGCGCTGGGCGGCGCCGTGCCGATCGCGGACCGTCTGAAACAGGCGCACCAGAGCATGGACACGGTCGCGCTGCTGCGACCCATCACCAAGTACGCCGCCGAGATCGATTCGCCCTCGGCCATTTCCGAGGCGACCGCCGCGGCTTTCCGCGCCGCCGAATCGGGCCGGCCGGGTGCCGCCTTTCTCGGCCTGCCCAAGGACGTCATGAAGGCGCCCGCGCCCGGCCCGGTGCTGGCGCCGGCGAGAGTCCCGCGACTGGGGGCGGCCGACACCGAAGCGATCGCCGAAGCCGCGCGCCTGATCGACGCGGCAGAGCGTCCGGTCGTCCTGCTGGGCATGCTCGCCAGTCAGGGAGCGGTCGCCGAGGCCGTGCGGTTCCTGCTCGCCCGGACCCGACTGGCCGTCGCGGGCACCTATCAGGCGGCGGGCGTGGTCCCGCGCGACCGGCTGGACTGTTTCGGCGGCCGGGTCGGGCTGTTCCACAATCAGCCGGCCGACCGGCTGCTCGACGAAGCCGACCTCGTGATCACGATCGGCTTCGATCCGGTGGAATACGACCCCGCGCTCTGGAATGCGGGACGCACGCGCAAGCTCGTCCATATCGATTGCATCCCGGCCGACTACGACCAGTGCTACCGGCCCGACATTGAGCTGATGGGCGACAGCGCCGCGACCTTGCGTGCCCTGTCGGCGCTGCTGAAGCCCAGGGAACGACCCACGCAGTCGGCGCTGCTGGCCGAGATCCATCGCGAACGCACGACGGTCGCGGCCGAAGCGGCCAAGCGCAACGGCACGCCGGTTCATCCGCTGCGCCTCGTCCACGAGCTGCAGAAGCTGATCGACGAAGATGTGACGCTCTGCTCCGACATGGGCTCGTTCCACATCTGGATGGCCCGGCATCTCATCAGCCACCGGCCTCGGCAGATCCTGATCAGCAACGGCCAGCAGACTCTGGGCGTCGCCCTGCCGTGGGGCATCGCGGCCTGCTTGGCCGAGCCCGGCCGCAAGGTGATCTCCATCTCCGGCGACGGCGGTTTCCTGTTCTCCGCCGTCGAGCTCGAGACGGCGGTCCGCCTCAAGTGCAACTTCGTGCACGTCGTCTGGATCGACGGCAGCTACAACATGGTCGGCATCCAGCAGGTCGCCGCCTACGGTCGCGATTCAGGCGTGCATTTCGGTCCCGTGGACCTGGTGAAATTCGCCGAGTCGATGGGCGCCCAGGGCCTGATGATCAAGGACGCCGACGCGATCGAGCCGACGCTGCGCAAGGCCATGGCGATGGACGGTCCCGTACTGGTCGGCGTGCATGTCGACTATCGCGACAACCCCGCCCTGATGGCCGCGATGCACGAGGACGTCATCATCTGA
- the budA gene encoding acetolactate decarboxylase, with translation MPRLTVEVYQSLMDALVAHCEKTGEPLRHFVSRALSDALGLDHSTLFQVSTTGALVQGVYNEAVTVGGLRTHGDFGLGTFEGLDGEMVVLDGKFYQAHADGSITAPADAAPVPFATLTNFQPQHRGTIENVTSMSSLTGELDRLRRSNNLFFAVRVDGRFDEVYWRVACKVEAGVHLDKATDAQAEFRQSNVKGTMVGFWSPAYSRTIAVAGWHLHFLTEDRKAGGHVLGCKATSLDVQVQDLDDLHLAIPETREFLHADLTQDPAAALEKAEMAKDR, from the coding sequence ATGCCGAGGCTCACGGTCGAAGTGTATCAATCGCTCATGGACGCGCTGGTGGCGCATTGCGAGAAGACCGGCGAGCCACTGCGCCATTTCGTGTCGAGGGCGCTATCCGACGCGCTGGGCCTGGACCACTCGACGCTCTTCCAGGTCTCGACCACGGGCGCGCTGGTGCAGGGCGTCTACAACGAGGCGGTCACGGTGGGAGGCCTCAGGACGCACGGCGACTTCGGGCTCGGCACGTTCGAGGGGCTCGACGGCGAGATGGTCGTACTCGATGGCAAGTTCTACCAGGCCCATGCCGACGGCAGCATCACTGCGCCCGCAGACGCGGCGCCGGTGCCCTTCGCGACCCTGACCAACTTCCAGCCCCAGCATCGCGGCACGATCGAGAACGTCACGTCCATGTCGTCGCTCACCGGCGAACTCGACAGACTGCGCCGGTCGAACAATCTCTTCTTCGCGGTGCGCGTCGACGGCCGGTTCGACGAGGTCTATTGGCGGGTCGCCTGCAAGGTCGAGGCGGGCGTTCATCTCGACAAGGCGACCGATGCCCAGGCCGAATTTCGGCAGAGCAACGTCAAGGGAACGATGGTCGGCTTCTGGTCGCCGGCCTATTCGCGCACCATTGCCGTGGCGGGCTGGCACCTGCATTTCCTGACAGAGGATCGCAAGGCGGGCGGGCATGTGCTGGGCTGCAAGGCGACCTCGCTCGACGTCCAGGTGCAGGACCTCGACGATCTACATCTGGCGATACCCGAGACGCGCGAATTCCTGCATGCCGACCTGACCCAGGACCCAGCCGCCGCGCTCGAGAAGGCCGAGATGGCCAAGGATCGATAG
- a CDS encoding anthrone oxygenase family protein: MRHVFFVLALLCTALSAGIFYSFSTIVMPGLDQGGAASAVNAMHGINTVVRSPLFAIVFFGALVLPLLAALGSRSAGHRSAARLAGLAALIYAAAVIGVTLQVNVPLNETLASFTVAGTDANAANWKEFAGPWALWNHVRTLGAILALLCLLAAWAVDLTSVNRRSYGLR; this comes from the coding sequence ATGCGCCACGTCTTCTTCGTCCTCGCCTTGCTGTGCACGGCGCTGAGCGCGGGCATCTTCTATTCCTTCTCGACCATCGTCATGCCCGGCCTCGATCAGGGTGGCGCGGCCTCGGCCGTGAATGCCATGCACGGCATCAACACCGTCGTGCGCAGCCCACTCTTCGCCATCGTCTTCTTCGGTGCCCTGGTGCTCCCGCTGCTGGCGGCACTCGGTTCCCGATCGGCCGGTCATCGCAGCGCGGCCCGGCTCGCGGGCCTGGCGGCGCTGATCTATGCCGCCGCCGTCATCGGGGTCACCCTGCAGGTCAACGTGCCCCTGAACGAGACGCTCGCCTCCTTCACCGTGGCCGGCACCGACGCCAATGCCGCGAACTGGAAGGAGTTCGCGGGACCGTGGGCGCTGTGGAACCACGTCCGCACCCTGGGAGCGATCCTGGCGCTGCTCTGCCTGCTCGCCGCCTGGGCGGTCGATCTCACTTCGGTCAACCGCCGCTCCTACGGGCTGCGCTGA
- a CDS encoding CoA transferase has product MTGILAGLRIVEGSAFIAAPLGGMTLAQMGADVIRFDDVKGGLDNDRWPITDDGRSIYWAGLNKGKRSIAVDLRNPRGRELLTALITAPGEGAGIFTTNMPARGWLAYEELAKKRADLIALNIIGARDGSAHVDYTVNAITGFPMVTGPVDHEGPVNAVCPPWDLAAAYAGALSILAAERHRRMTGRGQKIVLPLQDVALATTSALGYIGEAVVNDVDRPRYGNEIFGTFGRDFRTKDGRFVMICIFSDRHVDALAAAGGFSEAFRKIEVETGVDLKSDAGRWNARRQLIAVIEPWVAAHDAAEVAAALKKAGALWAPYQTFRELAADKTNVAENPMFTLLDQPGIGRYPVAASPMQFGAVPRQPPQPAPLLGQHTDEILSGILGLPGHEIARLHDDKVIGGPR; this is encoded by the coding sequence ATGACGGGTATTCTTGCGGGCCTCCGCATCGTCGAGGGCTCGGCTTTCATTGCCGCGCCCCTGGGCGGCATGACTCTCGCTCAGATGGGCGCCGACGTGATCCGCTTCGACGACGTCAAAGGCGGTCTCGACAACGATCGTTGGCCGATCACCGACGACGGGCGCTCCATCTATTGGGCGGGTCTCAACAAGGGCAAACGATCGATCGCGGTCGACCTGCGCAATCCCCGCGGCCGCGAATTGCTGACGGCACTGATCACCGCGCCGGGCGAGGGCGCGGGCATCTTCACGACCAACATGCCGGCGCGCGGCTGGCTCGCCTACGAGGAGCTGGCGAAGAAGCGCGCCGATCTGATCGCGCTCAACATCATCGGGGCGCGCGACGGCTCGGCGCACGTCGACTACACGGTGAACGCGATCACCGGCTTCCCGATGGTGACCGGCCCGGTCGATCATGAAGGACCGGTGAACGCGGTGTGCCCGCCCTGGGATCTCGCGGCCGCCTATGCGGGCGCCCTGTCGATCCTGGCGGCCGAGCGTCATCGCCGCATGACGGGCCGAGGCCAGAAGATCGTGCTGCCGCTGCAGGACGTGGCGCTCGCGACGACGTCGGCGCTGGGCTACATCGGCGAAGCGGTCGTGAACGATGTCGACCGTCCGCGCTACGGCAACGAGATCTTCGGCACCTTCGGACGCGACTTCCGCACGAAGGACGGCCGCTTCGTGATGATCTGCATCTTCTCGGACCGCCATGTCGATGCCTTGGCGGCGGCCGGCGGTTTCAGCGAGGCGTTCCGGAAGATCGAAGTCGAGACGGGCGTCGACCTGAAGAGCGATGCCGGGCGCTGGAATGCGCGCCGCCAACTCATCGCCGTGATCGAGCCGTGGGTCGCCGCGCACGATGCCGCCGAGGTCGCGGCCGCGCTCAAGAAGGCCGGTGCCCTCTGGGCGCCGTACCAGACCTTTCGCGAACTGGCGGCGGACAAGACCAACGTGGCCGAGAATCCGATGTTCACGCTGCTCGATCAGCCGGGCATCGGCCGCTATCCGGTGGCCGCCTCGCCGATGCAGTTCGGCGCGGTTCCGCGCCAGCCGCCGCAGCCGGCGCCGCTCCTCGGCCAGCATACGGACGAGATCCTTTCGGGTATTCTCGGCCTGCCCGGGCACGAGATCGCCCGGCTGCACGACGACAAGGTCATCGGTGGACCCAGATAG
- a CDS encoding 3-hydroxybenzoate 6-monooxygenase: MDPDRILIAGGGIGGLAAALALAQKGIASQVLEKASRLGEIGAGIQLGPNAFHCFDHLGVGEAARGMAVYIDQLRLMDALADGEICHIDLGEKFRARFGNPYAVVHRGDLHGVLLKGCQDHPLIELRTSAEVTGYDQDGASVSARLRNGETVTGSALIGADGLWSNVRAQVTADGPPRVSGHTTYRSVIPTEQMPEELRWNAATLWAGPKCHIVHYPLSGWKVFNLVVTYHNHAPEPVAGKPVDTEEVRKGFTHVCERAQNIIRHGQNWHMWVLCDRDPVDRWVDGRVALLGDAAHPMLQYMSQGGCMAMEDAVCLADSLSRSDSVEAGLVNYRDRRVLRTARTQLMSRAMGDHVYHPAGPHAALRNSIMGARTQDQWLDTLQWLYGGNGLG, translated from the coding sequence GTGGACCCAGATAGGATTCTCATAGCCGGTGGCGGCATCGGCGGACTGGCGGCGGCGCTGGCGCTTGCCCAGAAGGGCATTGCCTCGCAGGTCCTCGAGAAAGCCAGCCGCCTCGGCGAGATCGGCGCCGGTATCCAGCTCGGGCCCAACGCCTTCCACTGCTTCGATCATCTCGGCGTGGGAGAGGCCGCGCGTGGCATGGCCGTCTATATCGACCAGCTCCGGCTCATGGACGCGCTGGCTGACGGCGAGATCTGTCACATCGACCTCGGCGAGAAATTCCGCGCCCGCTTCGGCAATCCCTATGCCGTCGTCCATCGCGGCGACCTGCATGGCGTTCTGCTGAAGGGCTGCCAGGATCATCCGTTGATCGAGCTGCGCACCAGCGCCGAGGTCACGGGCTACGACCAGGACGGCGCGTCGGTCTCGGCCCGGCTGCGGAACGGCGAGACCGTGACGGGAAGCGCGCTGATCGGCGCCGACGGCCTGTGGTCGAACGTGCGCGCTCAGGTGACAGCCGACGGTCCGCCGCGCGTGTCGGGCCACACGACCTACCGGTCGGTCATCCCGACCGAACAGATGCCGGAAGAGCTTCGCTGGAACGCGGCGACACTCTGGGCCGGGCCGAAGTGCCACATCGTCCACTACCCTTTGTCGGGCTGGAAGGTGTTCAACCTCGTCGTGACCTACCACAACCACGCGCCAGAGCCGGTGGCCGGCAAGCCGGTCGACACGGAGGAGGTCCGGAAGGGCTTCACCCATGTCTGCGAACGGGCGCAGAACATCATCCGCCATGGCCAGAACTGGCACATGTGGGTTCTCTGTGACCGCGATCCGGTCGACCGGTGGGTCGACGGAAGGGTGGCGCTGCTGGGCGATGCTGCACACCCCATGCTGCAGTACATGTCACAGGGCGGATGCATGGCGATGGAAGATGCGGTTTGCCTGGCCGATTCGCTGTCCCGCAGCGATTCCGTCGAGGCGGGGCTGGTGAACTATCGCGACCGGCGGGTGCTGCGCACGGCGCGCACGCAGCTGATGTCCCGCGCCATGGGCGATCACGTCTATCATCCGGCCGGCCCGCACGCGGCGCTGCGCAACAGCATCATGGGCGCCCGGACCCAGGACCAGTGGCTCGATACACTGCAGTGGCTTTACGGCGGCAACGGGCTCGGCTAG
- a CDS encoding N-acyl-D-amino-acid deacylase family protein, translating to MIDGSGASRRVADVAVQGNRIAAVEPKLGAGKREIDAEGLIVAPGFVDIHTHYDGQATWDPFVTPSSWHGVTTTVFGNCGVGFAPVRPGASGYLINLMEGVEDIPGTVLSEGVKFNWESFPDYLDALASMDRAVDVAAQLPHGALRFYVMGDRGADHAEVPTEREIEEMARLTEEALHAGAMGFTTSRTTKHKARDGRFTPSLSAREAELLGIAQGMKRAGRGVLQVNSDFGPGEFEALDAAARLAGRPLSCLLVQVDAQPRLWRETLDQINAVRRTGRKANAQVGSRPIGVIMGLETTAHPFAGHRAWLDMRKLSPEERYQRLVSDSELRKVLTEGKQEPNPRAFMAEAFDRMFPIADRPDYEPDSKDSIASIAQRTGRTPHAVALEEMMSRDGKGLLMLPFENYAYGNLDVVHEMITDPASVLGIADGGAHVGVICDASSPTSLLTLWGRDRTRGPKLDLEFLIAKQTRGTAEAYGLMDRGLLAPGHKADINIIDFDNLSLKRPEVAYDLPTGGRRLIQRASGYRHTFNAGVETMQNDELTGERPGRLVRGAQTAG from the coding sequence GTGATCGACGGCTCGGGCGCCTCGCGCCGCGTCGCCGATGTTGCAGTGCAAGGTAACCGCATCGCGGCCGTGGAGCCCAAATTGGGTGCCGGCAAGCGCGAGATCGATGCCGAGGGGCTGATCGTCGCCCCGGGCTTCGTCGACATCCACACGCATTACGACGGCCAGGCGACGTGGGATCCGTTCGTCACCCCCTCCTCGTGGCACGGCGTCACGACGACGGTGTTCGGGAATTGCGGCGTCGGCTTCGCGCCGGTGCGGCCGGGCGCTTCGGGCTACCTCATCAACCTGATGGAAGGGGTCGAGGACATTCCCGGCACCGTCCTCAGCGAAGGCGTGAAGTTCAACTGGGAATCCTTCCCCGACTATCTCGATGCGCTGGCCTCGATGGACCGCGCGGTCGACGTGGCCGCCCAGCTGCCGCACGGCGCGCTGCGCTTCTACGTGATGGGCGATCGCGGCGCCGACCATGCCGAGGTGCCGACCGAACGCGAGATCGAGGAGATGGCCCGCCTCACCGAGGAAGCGCTGCATGCCGGCGCGATGGGCTTCACGACCTCGCGTACCACCAAGCACAAGGCGCGCGACGGTCGCTTCACGCCCTCGCTCAGCGCCCGCGAGGCTGAACTGCTGGGCATCGCCCAGGGCATGAAGCGGGCCGGCCGTGGCGTGCTGCAGGTCAATTCGGATTTCGGCCCGGGCGAGTTCGAGGCGCTCGACGCGGCGGCCAGGCTCGCGGGCCGTCCCCTCTCCTGCCTGCTGGTCCAGGTCGACGCCCAGCCCAGGTTGTGGCGCGAGACACTCGATCAGATCAACGCTGTGCGCCGAACGGGCCGCAAGGCCAACGCGCAGGTCGGCTCGCGCCCCATCGGCGTCATCATGGGACTCGAAACGACGGCCCATCCCTTCGCCGGCCATCGCGCCTGGCTCGACATGCGCAAGCTCTCGCCGGAGGAGCGCTACCAGCGCCTCGTCTCCGACTCCGAGCTGCGCAAGGTGCTGACCGAAGGCAAGCAGGAACCCAACCCGCGCGCCTTCATGGCCGAGGCCTTCGACCGGATGTTCCCGATCGCCGACCGGCCGGACTACGAGCCCGACAGCAAGGACTCGATCGCGTCCATCGCGCAGCGCACGGGACGTACGCCGCACGCCGTGGCACTCGAAGAGATGATGTCGCGCGACGGCAAGGGCCTGCTCATGCTGCCCTTCGAGAACTACGCCTATGGCAATCTCGATGTCGTGCACGAGATGATCACCGATCCTGCGTCGGTGCTCGGCATTGCCGACGGCGGCGCCCATGTCGGCGTGATCTGCGACGCTTCCTCGCCGACCTCGCTGCTCACTTTGTGGGGACGCGACCGCACGCGCGGACCGAAGCTCGACCTCGAATTCCTGATCGCCAAGCAGACGCGCGGCACGGCCGAGGCCTACGGGCTGATGGACCGCGGCCTGCTGGCGCCGGGCCATAAGGCCGACATCAACATCATCGACTTCGACAACCTCAGCCTGAAGCGCCCCGAGGTGGCCTACGACCTGCCGACCGGCGGCCGCCGCCTGATCCAGCGCGCCTCGGGCTACCGGCACACGTTCAATGCCGGCGTCGAGACGATGCAGAACGACGAGCTGACCGGCGAACGTCCCGGCCGATTGGTGCGCGGCGCGCAAACGGCGGGCTAA
- a CDS encoding NADH:flavin oxidoreductase/NADH oxidase, with translation MQKPLLFTPLQMRGVTAPNRCVVSPMVQFRATDGLVNDFHLVHLGKFALGKFGVVFTENCAVEPRGRVTQGDLGLWDDGQIASHKRLTDFIRGEGVLSATQITHSGRKGSTPRTFDKRGQFGPEGAGWQKWEVVGPTELAAAEGWLKPRALSVDEIEELVRKFAAAAKRADAAGYDVLEVHGAHGYLLAQFLSPISNTRNDQYGGDRAGRMRFPLDVARAVRQAWPENKPLFVRVSAVDGGGGWDVDDTVAFAQELKAIGVDVIDCSSGGIAGAATAAGVKRGLGFQVPFASAVKKGAGIPTMAVGLILDGPQAEAILQEGDADLIAIGRQALYEPFWALHAAQALGCDPDFELWTPEYGWWLEKREHTLGRK, from the coding sequence TTGCAGAAACCGCTTCTCTTCACGCCGCTCCAGATGCGCGGCGTCACCGCGCCCAACCGTTGTGTCGTTTCGCCCATGGTCCAGTTCCGCGCGACGGACGGGCTGGTGAACGACTTCCACCTTGTCCATCTTGGCAAGTTCGCGCTGGGCAAGTTCGGCGTGGTGTTCACCGAGAATTGTGCGGTGGAGCCGCGCGGCCGCGTCACGCAGGGCGATCTCGGCCTGTGGGACGACGGCCAGATCGCCAGCCACAAGCGATTGACCGACTTCATCCGGGGCGAGGGCGTGCTGTCGGCGACCCAGATCACCCATTCGGGCCGCAAGGGCTCGACGCCGCGCACGTTCGACAAGCGCGGGCAGTTCGGACCGGAAGGCGCGGGCTGGCAGAAATGGGAAGTGGTCGGGCCGACTGAGCTCGCCGCCGCCGAAGGCTGGCTGAAGCCGCGCGCTCTGTCGGTCGACGAGATCGAGGAGCTGGTGCGGAAGTTCGCCGCCGCCGCCAAGCGTGCCGATGCGGCGGGCTACGACGTGCTCGAGGTGCATGGCGCGCACGGCTACCTGCTGGCGCAATTCCTTTCGCCGATCAGCAACACGCGCAACGACCAGTATGGCGGCGATCGCGCCGGCCGCATGCGCTTCCCGCTCGACGTGGCGCGCGCCGTGCGCCAGGCGTGGCCCGAGAACAAGCCGCTGTTCGTCCGCGTCTCGGCGGTCGATGGTGGCGGCGGCTGGGACGTCGACGACACGGTGGCCTTCGCCCAGGAGCTGAAGGCGATCGGCGTCGACGTGATCGACTGTTCCTCCGGTGGTATCGCCGGTGCGGCGACGGCGGCGGGCGTGAAGCGCGGTCTCGGCTTCCAGGTGCCGTTCGCTTCGGCAGTGAAGAAGGGGGCCGGCATCCCGACCATGGCGGTCGGCCTGATCCTCGACGGGCCGCAGGCCGAAGCGATCCTGCAGGAAGGCGATGCCGACCTGATCGCGATCGGCCGGCAGGCGCTCTACGAACCGTTCTGGGCTCTGCACGCCGCACAGGCGCTGGGCTGTGATCCTGACTTCGAGTTGTGGACGCCGGAATATGGCTGGTGGCTGGAGAAGCGCGAGCACACGCTCGGCCGCAAGTAG
- the urtE gene encoding urea ABC transporter ATP-binding subunit UrtE: MLTVQNVNLYYGAAQALRGVSLSATIGRVTCLLGRNGVGKTSLLRAISGMQSIGSGTIQVDGQEVSKLPPYERARRGVALVPQGREIFPLLTVKENLETGFAPVRREHKKIPDEVFELFPVLQSMLKRRGGDLSGGQQQQLAIGRALTMRPKLLLLDEPTEGIQPSVIKDIGRAITFLRQRGDMAIVLVEQYLDFAHELADDFAVMDRGEVVLSGTRETFDVEAVRKHMTV, encoded by the coding sequence GTGCTGACTGTCCAGAACGTCAATCTCTACTACGGCGCGGCCCAGGCGCTGCGTGGCGTGTCGCTGTCGGCCACGATCGGCCGCGTGACCTGCCTGCTCGGCCGCAACGGGGTCGGCAAGACCAGCCTGCTGCGCGCCATCTCCGGCATGCAGTCCATCGGTTCGGGTACCATCCAGGTCGACGGCCAGGAAGTCTCGAAGCTGCCGCCCTACGAGCGCGCGCGCCGCGGCGTCGCGCTGGTGCCGCAGGGCCGCGAGATCTTCCCGTTGCTGACGGTGAAGGAGAATCTCGAGACCGGCTTCGCGCCGGTGCGCCGCGAGCACAAGAAGATCCCGGACGAGGTGTTCGAGTTGTTTCCCGTGCTGCAGTCGATGCTGAAGCGTCGCGGTGGCGACCTGTCGGGCGGCCAGCAGCAGCAGCTCGCGATCGGCCGCGCGCTCACCATGCGCCCCAAGCTGCTGCTCCTCGACGAGCCGACGGAAGGCATCCAGCCGTCGGTCATCAAGGACATCGGCCGTGCCATCACCTTCCTGCGCCAGCGCGGCGACATGGCGATCGTGCTGGTCGAGCAGTATCTCGACTTCGCGCACGAACTGGCCGACGACTTCGCGGTCATGGACCGCGGCGAGGTCGTCCTCTCGGGCACGCGCGAAACCTTCGACGTCGAGGCTGTGCGAAAGCACATGACGGTGTAA
- a CDS encoding Bug family tripartite tricarboxylate transporter substrate binding protein produces the protein MIQRRTFVAGTAAALTLPSIAFGQGGQIRLVVPYGPGGSTDTAGRVLAERMAADTGKNIVVENRPGGGTMVGMVNVAKSKPDGTSLMVLTTTAALQPAFDIPMPIDPQKDLAPISQLADIPCVLAVNANNPAKTFAEFIEWVKAQPGPVHYSTSSSGGLPHLWGEVIATRTNGKLQHIPYKAAAEALRDAVAGHVPAFVDVTTPVDAQIRAGTMRGLICGAKSRVANIPTVPVASELGAPELEAAVYFGVATTAGTPRETIQELNAAVNAALKAEAVRERLMSLGFIPTGGTPEAYAKRLADETVRWRKVIKDAKIPAPT, from the coding sequence ATGATCCAGCGTCGCACTTTCGTCGCGGGCACCGCGGCCGCGCTCACGCTGCCCTCGATCGCCTTCGGCCAGGGCGGGCAGATCCGCCTCGTCGTGCCCTACGGCCCCGGCGGCTCGACCGACACGGCCGGCCGCGTGCTGGCGGAACGCATGGCGGCCGACACCGGCAAGAACATCGTGGTCGAGAACCGTCCGGGCGGCGGCACGATGGTCGGCATGGTGAACGTGGCCAAGAGCAAGCCTGACGGCACCAGCCTGATGGTGCTGACGACCACGGCGGCCCTGCAGCCGGCGTTCGACATCCCGATGCCGATCGATCCGCAGAAGGACCTCGCGCCGATCTCGCAGCTCGCCGACATTCCCTGCGTGCTCGCGGTCAATGCCAACAATCCGGCCAAGACCTTCGCGGAATTCATCGAGTGGGTGAAGGCGCAGCCCGGCCCCGTGCACTACTCGACCTCCAGCTCGGGCGGCTTGCCGCATCTGTGGGGCGAGGTGATCGCCACGCGCACCAACGGGAAGCTGCAGCACATCCCCTACAAGGCCGCCGCCGAGGCGCTGCGGGATGCGGTTGCCGGGCACGTGCCGGCCTTCGTCGACGTGACCACGCCTGTCGACGCGCAGATTCGCGCCGGCACGATGCGCGGCCTGATCTGCGGCGCCAAGAGCCGCGTCGCCAACATCCCGACCGTGCCGGTGGCCAGCGAACTCGGCGCGCCGGAACTCGAGGCCGCGGTCTATTTCGGCGTCGCGACGACGGCGGGCACGCCGCGCGAGACGATCCAGGAACTCAACGCCGCGGTGAATGCCGCGCTGAAGGCCGAGGCGGTGCGCGAGAGGCTGATGTCGCTCGGCTTCATCCCGACCGGCGGCACGCCGGAAGCCTACGCCAAGCGCCTCGCCGACGAGACCGTGCGCTGGCGCAAGGTGATCAAGGACGCGAAGATTCCCGCTCCGACCTGA